The Roseibium sp. Sym1 nucleotide sequence GCCGGAACGCCGGCATTGGATACCAGCGTGGTGACCGGACCGAGGGCCTGCTCGATCCGGTCGAGCAAGGCCGCATGTCCATCGATGTCCTGAAGATCATGCTGGAAATAGGCAGCGCCTTGACCGAGCCGGGCAAGCGCCCCGACGACTTCCGGATCTTCGGCCGGCAGCTGCGCCACAAGAGCCACCTTGTAACCCGCTGCAACCAGCGCTTCGGCGATGCCGAGACCGATGCCCCTCTGTCCTCCTGTGACCAGTGCCAGCCTGCTCATGCCGCCAGATCCTTTTGAATCGTTTCCGCTGTCCTGAGCGCAAGCGCCGCGACGGTCAGGGCCGGGTTGACGGCGGCCGAGGTCGGCAACGCACCGGCATCGGTGACAAAAAGGTTCGGATGATCCCAGGACCTGCAGTCCGGGCCGAGCACCGATGTCGCCGGGTCGTTGCCCATGCGAACGGTGCCGCATTGATGGGACGGCACCCGGCCGTCGAAGAGACGCGTCAGGACAAGGGGGAACCCGGCCCGGCGCAGCGTTTTCCGCGTCCTGGCAACCAGCTTGTCATGAGCCGTCATGTTGGACCGGCGCCAGATGAGCTGCACCTTGCCGTCCTTCAGGACCACCCGGCTCTCCGGGTCGGGCAGGTCTTCTGAAATGAGATAAAGATCGAGTGCGTGTCCGGAAATCCAGCGGGCCGCGAAACGTGGCAAATGCGGGACCTGGATCTTCAGGATGTCCGGTGTGACCCGGCCCAGAAGCTGGACATTGCCCAGCGGCCTGCCGGCCTCGCCGTCGTCCAGGTACCACGCGTTGATGCCGAAGGTCTTCTGGTAGACGGCGGTGTTGCGGAAGCGCGGATCGATGGCGATCATCGCGGTCGCATTGTGGTTCATGAAGCAGCGGCCGACGTAATCGGATCCGTTGGCGATGCCGGAGCGCAGCAGCAGCGCGGCGGACTGGACGGCGCCGGCACACAACGCCACCACACCCGGCGTCAGAACGATCTCCTCACCATCCTTCCGGTAGGCAACCTCCTCGATGCGGCCGGACCTGTCACCCTTCCTCAGACCGGTCACCTCGGCACCGGTCACGAGCCTGACATTGTCATGGGCGAGCGCCGCCTCGAGCGGACAGGTTTCCGCATCCATCTTGCCGCAGCGCAGATCCGGATAGCCGTCCCAGCCGGTGCGCCCGGCCTCCAGCCAGCGGTCGATATCGACCCCGAGCGGCAGGCTGAAGGGCTTGACCCCTGCCTGTTCCAGGCGGTGTCTGGCGAGGCGGATCGGTTCTTCGTCGGGCACGGGAGGAAACGGATAGGGCCGGCCATGCGGCGGTTCGGTGGCATCGGACGCGGCGTCGCCGCGGACCTGGAACAGCTGCTCGGCGGCGTCGTACCAGGGCGACAGCTCCTCATAGGCGAAGGGCCAGGCAGGCGAGACGCCGTCGAAATGCTCTAAAGTATCGAAGTCCTCTTTCCGGTAGCGGATCAGGACCGCACCATAGAGTTTCGAATTGCCACCGACATTGTAGTAGTTGCCCGGCTCGAACGGGGTCCCGTCGGCATCGAGCCAGGTCTCGGCGGAGCGGAACGCGCTGTTGGTGTAGATGCGCCAGGGATCACGCGCCGGCGCATCGTCCGGGATGCGCTCGCCCCGCTCCAGTATGAGGATGTTGGCACCGGACGGGGCAAGGCCTGCGGCAAGCGTTGCGCCGCCCATGCCGCTGCCGATGATCACGATGTCCGGGGCATTGCTCACGGGTCAGGCAATCCTGTTTTCGGTCTGAGGATCGAAGGCGACCGCCTTTTCCATGTTGAAGGCAAAGGGAAAGACATCCCCTGCCCGCACATTGACGTCGGCGCGGAACCGGCCGGTCACGTCCTTGCCGCCGATCTGACTGACGACGAACGTGTCCGAGCCCGCCGGCTCTGTCACTTCGACCGGGGCCTCAACCATGTGAACGGCTTTTGAATTGCGGTCGGCGCCATCCTTGTCCGTAATTGCTTCCGGACGGATGCCGAGCACGATGTCACGACCAACGCTCGAGGCAAGGGTTTCACCTGCGAAGGGAACTGACGCGGTCTTGCCGTCCGCCAGCGAGATTTCGGCTGCCGGCCGGCCGTCGACGGCAACGACCTTCGCCGGAAACAGGTTCATCGACGGCGACCCCATGAAGCCGGCGACGAACATGTTGGCCGGATTGTCGTAGATCTCCTTGGGCGTGCCGAGCTGCTGGACATAACCGCCGAACATGACCGCAATCCGGGTGGACAGTGTCAGGGCCTCGATCTGGTCGTGGGTCACGTAGACAATGGTGGTGCCGAGCTTCTGGTGCAGTTTCTTGATCTCGGTGCGCATGTCGACACGCAGCTTGGCGTCGAGGTTGGAAAGCGGTTCGTCGAACAGGAACACGTCCGGTTCCCGCACCAGCGCCCGGCCCATGGCGACACGCTGGCGCTGGCCGCCGGAGAGCTGGCCGGGTTTGCGGTCCAGCAGATGGCTGATCTGCAGAAGGTCGGCCACCTGGCCGATGCGCTTTTCGCGTTCCGGCTTCGGGATGCCGTGCATTTCCATGCCGAAGGAGATGTTCCCTGCAACGGACATGTTCGGATAGAGCGCGTAGGACTGGAACACCATGGCAATATTGCGATCCGCCGGCTTGACGCCGTTCATGCTGCGGTCGCGAATGGCGATCTCGCCGGAGGTGATGTCCTCAAGGCCCGCGATCATGTTGAGCAGCGTGGACTTGCCGCAGCCGGACGGTCCCACCAGGACGAGAAACTCGCCTTCCTCGATGGAGATGTTCGTCTCGTGCAGGACTTTCAGGGCCCCGTATGATTTTGTGGCTTGTTTGATATCCAGGAAGCCCATGGTCTTATCCTTTGACTGAGCCGGCCATCAGGCCGCGGACGAAGTAACGCCCGGCGACGATGTAGACGAGCAGCGTGGGCAGCGCGGCCATGATCGCGCCGGCAAAATGAACGTTGTATTCCTTCACGCCCGTCGACGACTGCACCAGGTTGTTGAGTGCGACAGTCATCGGCTGGCTGCTGAAATCCGAGAAGGAGGCACCGAACAGGAAGTCGTTCCAGATGTTGGTGAACTGCCAGATGATGCAGACCACCGCAATCGGCCCCGACGACGGCAGCAGGATGCGCCAGAAGATCCGGAAGAACCCGGCTCCGTCGATCTGCGCCGCCCTGACCAGCTCGGTCGGAAACGCGGCGTAGTAGTTGCGGAAATAGAGCGTCGAGAAGCCGATGCCGTAGACGAAATGCACGAAGATCAGCCCGGTGACGGAACCGGCAAGGCCCATCAGCCCGAGCATGCGCGCCATCGGGATCAGCACCATCTGAAATGGAATGAAGCAGCCGAACAGCAGCAGGCCGAAGACGACGGTCGCACCGCGGAAGGTCCATTTTGTCAGGACATAGCCGTTGAGTGCGCCGACCAGCGTCGACAGGGCGACGGCCGGTACGACCATGATGATCGAGTTGAGGAAATAGGGCCTGAGGCCCGTGGCCTCGACACCGACCTGGGCGGTCGACCAGGCGCTCAGCCAGGGCGCTATCGTCCAGTCCTGCGGCAGTGCCATCATGCCGCCCGCGGTGATTTCCGACAAAGGCTTCAGGGAATTCACCAGCATCACGTAGAGCGGCAGCAAATAATAGATGCAGAACAGGGCCAGCAGTGCGTAGAGAACGAACCGGGCCGCGCTGAAAGAGCGGGATTTCGTTGCCGTCGCCATCACTTTTTCTCCCGCAGTTCCGACCAGAGGTAGGGCACGATGATCGCCGCGATCGTCATCAGCATGATCACGGCGGAAGCCGCGCCGATGCCCATCTGGTTCCGGGTGAACGTATAGGAATACATGAAGGTCGCCGGCAGTTCGGTCGCCGTGCCCGGACCGCCCCCGGTCAGCGCGATAACGAGGTCGTAGGACTTGATCGCCATGTGGGC carries:
- a CDS encoding GMC oxidoreductase, whose protein sequence is MSNAPDIVIIGSGMGGATLAAGLAPSGANILILERGERIPDDAPARDPWRIYTNSAFRSAETWLDADGTPFEPGNYYNVGGNSKLYGAVLIRYRKEDFDTLEHFDGVSPAWPFAYEELSPWYDAAEQLFQVRGDAASDATEPPHGRPYPFPPVPDEEPIRLARHRLEQAGVKPFSLPLGVDIDRWLEAGRTGWDGYPDLRCGKMDAETCPLEAALAHDNVRLVTGAEVTGLRKGDRSGRIEEVAYRKDGEEIVLTPGVVALCAGAVQSAALLLRSGIANGSDYVGRCFMNHNATAMIAIDPRFRNTAVYQKTFGINAWYLDDGEAGRPLGNVQLLGRVTPDILKIQVPHLPRFAARWISGHALDLYLISEDLPDPESRVVLKDGKVQLIWRRSNMTAHDKLVARTRKTLRRAGFPLVLTRLFDGRVPSHQCGTVRMGNDPATSVLGPDCRSWDHPNLFVTDAGALPTSAAVNPALTVAALALRTAETIQKDLAA
- a CDS encoding ABC transporter ATP-binding protein → MGFLDIKQATKSYGALKVLHETNISIEEGEFLVLVGPSGCGKSTLLNMIAGLEDITSGEIAIRDRSMNGVKPADRNIAMVFQSYALYPNMSVAGNISFGMEMHGIPKPEREKRIGQVADLLQISHLLDRKPGQLSGGQRQRVAMGRALVREPDVFLFDEPLSNLDAKLRVDMRTEIKKLHQKLGTTIVYVTHDQIEALTLSTRIAVMFGGYVQQLGTPKEIYDNPANMFVAGFMGSPSMNLFPAKVVAVDGRPAAEISLADGKTASVPFAGETLASSVGRDIVLGIRPEAITDKDGADRNSKAVHMVEAPVEVTEPAGSDTFVVSQIGGKDVTGRFRADVNVRAGDVFPFAFNMEKAVAFDPQTENRIA
- a CDS encoding carbohydrate ABC transporter permease, translating into MATATKSRSFSAARFVLYALLALFCIYYLLPLYVMLVNSLKPLSEITAGGMMALPQDWTIAPWLSAWSTAQVGVEATGLRPYFLNSIIMVVPAVALSTLVGALNGYVLTKWTFRGATVVFGLLLFGCFIPFQMVLIPMARMLGLMGLAGSVTGLIFVHFVYGIGFSTLYFRNYYAAFPTELVRAAQIDGAGFFRIFWRILLPSSGPIAVVCIIWQFTNIWNDFLFGASFSDFSSQPMTVALNNLVQSSTGVKEYNVHFAGAIMAALPTLLVYIVAGRYFVRGLMAGSVKG